The sequence below is a genomic window from Wyeomyia smithii strain HCP4-BCI-WySm-NY-G18 chromosome 1, ASM2978416v1, whole genome shotgun sequence.
gtcatcatcatcagtgTTGCAGTTTGAATTGTGTATAGCATATGTGTCGTTCTACCGTGCCTACTATTCTTCATGAAACATCGATAACGATCATTGcatccaaattaatttttactcGCATTGATATAATTATCGTTCGAATTGTTTGCATTATTTCACGAAAGGCGGAAGCGTGTATATATTTGCATccaaactcaaaattttgctgcGTGACCGGGATTCTAAGGCTACTAGCCACGTGAACTTGAAGAGCAACCAAATAATCCAGGCCCAATTGAATTATACAGTAGCTTTCCCCCATGAATCGTTTTCTTCAGAAGCCTTATAGAATCCTTATCGAACGCGTGTACCCAAAACAATCGAGAGAAGTGTGCTCTAGCGCTagttcatcgtcatcatcatcgtgGTCAAAATATCAATTAAAACAACTACataagaaaaatagaaaaagcaaTAAATCCTCTGTGTTGAACCACCCCATTCACTGTTTTATCGATATTGATTTCAGGGAGAGTGAATATGTGTATCTAAgcgaaaaaaagaaacaatttcTTCAAAATGTGAAACAAATGACATATTCGTTAACTACTCGTCATAATATTCTATTCTCTTCTGTTCGCGTTTCCTTTTcaagcaatttaaaatgttgccgAACATGTTTGCGTTTTGTGTTTTTTATCGTGTTATTTAAAAATCATTTGCGTCTTTATAATTTAGCTTGGGTTTCAGAGTAGTATATAAGTAATAATCGTTCACCTGTTTTATTTCAATGTCACTCGTTTACTCGTTGATTATTGCTAACCCGGCCGAAGTTAGCATGAATGTAGCCAACGTTGTTGACAATcgccaatatttttttctgttgttattGAGTAGCGAAAATTCTAAACAAAAGATACACACATGAACACCCATTTAAGATGAATTATTGTGTAAGTTATTTTGTCGGTATCCTCTTTGTTTTGCGGTCTAGTAATGTGATAGCTTATTTAGTAGTATTTAGGTATGCATTCAGCCTATACTGCAATTTCTCGTTTATATTTTTGCTTAAGCTGTGAGCGCATGACAGATATAAGAAACTTATAAACAAATTTGAATGAAGAGGAAGCATaactaaaatttgtaaaaagcaGATATCCATCTAATGTCCATTAGTTTCCGGTCAGAAGTAAGTTTAATACTCGTGAAAAATAGGTAATTGTTTATCATATCAACATATCAGTAGTTTTGTTTTCCCTCTGAATCTTATTAGTAATGAGTTGCATTAACAGAATAACGGAGTTGTCTCTGTAGTTCGTCAAGGCGAAAAATGGTTTCGCGACCCTAGTATAATGAAAAGTTCGTTCCCGATGGAGAAGCAgacatacacaaaaaaaattaatcaaataGGCAAAAGTTACTGGATTAAGTagataaaaaacagaaaactaaactaaaaagcAGTGAAAAACAATTAGCTTTACCTACATTTTTATTGCTTGTAATTTTCATTTCTATGGATATAtagcaatgaaaaaatattcaagctGAGGAAACACAAAAAATATCGAACGAAAGAAGATAGTTATTCCATTATTAAGACAGGGgttagaaaaaatgatactcaaTTATCCTTACGCTTTTTTCGCTAGTTCACAAGAGAGCTCATTCGATATTTGCACTAAAAACTTTTTTAAGAACCAGAATGGGTGACCATTGAAAATTAAACCATATGTTTGCAGGTGTTTCATTTCTTCGTATTATTCTCCATACAATTTCTTATCTCTACGTAAAGCGAGAGTGTAAAGCAGCGTACTTTACTACTCTTTCTATTTCCCAAAAACTAGCGTGAACCTCAAGTCGAAAAAACAAAGCAGTTGGTATGTGCAAGACATCGTTTTCTGCTCTTTTTCAGTTTCATTAGAAATGGTtagatcatttttcatttttttcctgcTGAACCATCCCTGTCGATAATCTAACAATGAAATAAAACCATaggaaattttcgttttgtgcTATGGTGTTATGCTGCGCGGCAATTTTCTACTGTTTCATAAATTTAACCCTGCTTCATAATATTGAGAAGCATCTTGCGTTTTACATTTCCGCTTCTATTTTTTCGAGTACATGTCTTCAGTGTCCGCTCCATTTGGCTGGCCAAACCTGTGAAATGGAATAACATCGATGCACTTATTACTTTTTTATCTAAACACTTCTCTATGTTATGTACTGTTGAACAATTTGTCCAAAAAACCTGGAGTTCAAATCGTCGCTATCGTGTACTTACATGTTTATCGTGCTCCCATGGCTGTTGCAATGGTCCATCGTTGTTGCCCATGTCGTTCGGTCCACCCGGCATAAACTGATACTGCAACGACTGCATGAAGTTTATGTTAGGTTGGTTGGGGCCAACGGCACCACTGCTGCCACTTAGTGTGTTGTGGTATTCCATTTGCAACTGTTGTGAATAGTAAAATAAGATGAGCTCAATTTCAATAAGTTGAACAAGGTAAACATACTTGAAAGTGGTCTGGCAGATGCAAATCATCAATAAAGTGCCTGGGTGGAGGGCCCATCCATTGCTGCTGTggaccaccaccaccaccaactGCTAGGTTTTTGTCCACCATCCAGTGAGCATTTCcggtagcagcagcagcggcagctGCTGCAGCAGCGAGAGCGGTAGGATCATTGTCTAATGCACCAATTCCGCCATTGGATCCGTAATTAAACTTCCAGCTAGCTCTTTCGGAACCGATGGCCCGGGCCATTTTACGACCGTCGTCTTGCTGAGGTGGTAATACTCCTCCCGGTGGTCCACCGACAAGACCACCGTTTGCAGTGGGTCCATTGTTATTATTTGGTGAAATTGTTGGTGATCCCCCCAAAGCCATTCCGATGCCGTTTTCAAGATTCATGAGATTTTCTCTGGATTGTAGATGTGCGAGATCAGAAAACCAGTTTGCTCCGCCTGTTGCTCCTGCATTACGATTACTACCAGGTGGACCTGGAGGTCCAGGTCCTGGCCCATGTTGAGAGTTAGCTCGATTGGGGCCGTATGGTGGCATCTGATGACCTCCAGCACCGCCGTTTGGTGGAAGATTTTGATACTTGCCAATTGGACCTGGTGGGTGAAACATGCTGCTGTACTGGTTAGACGATGAAAGTTTACTGCCTGGTGCAGATGGTTGATGATTTTGCGATTGTGGAATCGCCGAAAAAGCAGAAGCCTTTGGGTTTAGGCGGGAAATGGGCGGTAATCCACCGCCTCCTCCACTAGCTCCCAAACCCATGTGACTCTGGTACGAAGATTGTAAAGTATCCGGACCAAAATTCAACATATGTGGGCTTTGAGACTGAAGAGCGTCGAACATAGAAGGAGGTGGCCTGGAACTTCCCACAATCGGAGGTGGGTGTTCTCTAGAATTCACTAGACTGCTGTAATCCGAGGCCATTTGTCCTGAAATAGGACGTATTTGAGACGGGTTAATCAACGGACGCTGGACTGCTAGACCACTGGGAGGAGGCTGCGATTGTTGTTGAGGTGGTTTGATGACGTTGTGCTCATTTGGTGACGAGAATGATGCAGCCTGAGATGTCTGGTGATGTCCTAGTAATCCAGGTGTTGGTTGAGACAGAGGACCGATCGGAGCGTTGCCGGAGTTGGTACTAGTTGGTGGGCAACTTGACAGCAAATGCGAGTGCTGCTGCTGGGATAAAGTCGAACTGGATGGAGGTGTGCCAGAATTGCTCGATGTTTTGGAACTAACCGGAGAAGATACGCTAGTACCGCGATATCCTGGGGCTTTGGATGCGTCGACCTTGTTAGGATAAAAAGGCAGGCTTTAGTGCAATTGTAATCTGGATATAGCTGACATAATCAATGTGTAACCGTATTAAGCCAattataaatattaaaaatgattaagaatatttatttttcctaaTGGGTTTCGTTAACACTTCAACGATCATCTCAAGCTGGTTAGTTAGGAAAAATCCTTAATGTACATTTTGGAATACCGTGTGGTACCCCCGTTCACCGCTCGACCTCCATTCACCGCTCACTTTTCACTTCAAAAGGTGTTAGGAGGAGAAATGTAATATCGTAATATATTATACTACGTTCTTTGCATCAATCGATCGTGTGGAATGTCTGTTGCAAATCACGTGTCTAAATATAGCGGTATTTATCTTCAAAGAagcgaacaaaaataaaattgctaACAAGTCTTGACGAAATGTTAAATTTCGTTATTGTTCACATTGCCGACAAAAATTATGCGTGtgtaattaaccctctagtgcccaaattagttttatgacggacttcgaaaaaatcactttggaGCTTTATAAacctttttaaagtttttttttgaagcatTTTAAAGGTttcactgaagaccgtctaaagacggcactgggcactagggGGTTAAGAGTTTTGGCTACGAATTATTGTTGattttttattgcaaatttGTGCAAATCAATAATTCAGGTAATTATTATTTAATCTATGCTAATAATATGGGTTTCAAGTCGGCTGACAGCGAGAAAGgagctaaactaaactaaaattgcAAGAACTTAGATTTCAACTTATTAACAAAGAATTCACCGCTAAGTTATTTGGTCGgtattttttggtgaaaaataaataatttatccgTGCGATAACCGAAATTGCTAGTGAAAACATAACCTCCTGACTtttttttatgtgaaattgAAGTTAATTTCGCTCTTAAGTGAACGGAAAACGGGCACCATACGGTATAAATTTCATTAGATTCTAAATGTACACCCGTATTGGAGATATAACAAGGGGTTAACAAGAAGCATgaatgatgaaaaataaatttatcttCTGAGtcaattatgaaaaattttcacaaatctagttttttttttggtttgattGCAACGTGTTCCAGTGTCTAAAACCACCATTAGTTTAAATATAATCCTACCTGCAATGGAGATTCGTTCTCGATGAAGGAAGACGCACCACTGTGCGGATGACTGTAGATAACTTTGCTTGCTCCTCCCGCGGCGCTATCTAGAACGCCAATGGTACCACCTACTACGGCAGACCCAAGCACACTACCCCCATGATGACCACCATGTTGAGAATGGTGACCATGATGGTGCTGTTGGTgttgatgctgctgctgttggctGTGGTGATGCAAgtgttgatgatgatgacttaCTCCGGTTACACTACCTGTTCCTCCGCCAGTATTAGATCCCCATTGACTGCTACCGTACGAGTCATTGAATAGGGAATACTCATGCGCCTGCGCGTTAGCGTGCAGATTATTGTTGATTTTTGATTGAAGCTGAGCGATTGCTGAGCTCGTAGTGGATGTTAAAGAAGAAGATGTTGCGGAACAAGAGGAAGAAGCCATCGCGGATAGTCCACTTCCAATCGGACCAGCCGTTGGTATACCACTACCGATGGCCGATACGGCCGATGCGATGACCGAGGATGTAGTAGAATCCAAATGTGAAGATTGCGATACAGATGTTTGCAATAGTGGCGAAGGAGTGATGCTTGTACGGGTCGCAGTTGGCGGTTGTCCAATCGGGGTAATTGACCGCCCCGAACCAGATCCTACTGGAGCAATTGGTGCATTACTTATCGACGTTGGAAGTGGATTAGTATCAACAATAATGAGGCCAGGACCGGTAGATGCCACTGGCGGAATAAATGTAGGCATTTTAACTGAGGCCTGTATCGGAGCTGGATGTGTAGACGCAACAATTGGAATCGATGAACTAGCAATTGTCATTGCACTGTTGTTAGATTGCGAAAGGAAGGTAGACGTGGCAATTGATGCACTGGCATTGCTGTTGATTAAATTACTCTGACTGTTAGAGTTATTAGACATTGTAGAATTCCCAAACGGAGCCGGTAATCCTTTTGCTGGTGATTGTAATATTTGCACTGACTGGCGTGCCGTAGTCGGTGCACTAGCCGTAACTATTGAGGACGACGTGCTGCTCGATGAACTACCACTGGAAAGAGACATGTTGGAGGCAGTGGCCTGGTTGTTGTTTGATGATTTCTTCTGGGTTTGCATTGCAGTAGAACCAGTGGATATTCCAGCACTATCTGCAACAAGTTTCGCGAAAGTTCCACTACTGCTAGCTGCGACATTGCTGTTATTGGCAGAGgcatttttcattgaatgcttCAGTGACTGTACCATACTGGTGTAGGCATTCTTTAGTACGAAATTGTTAGTCGATGTGGCACCAAGGCGTTTGCCACCATCCTTTGTAAGTTGTAAAGGGGCGTTGTTGTTCGAGGATATTACACGCGAGGTTTGTGAAACATTGTTGTTACCCGAGCCAGAGAAGAGATTTTTCGCTACTGTTGGCCGAACTGACATGCCTGATGTAGAGACATTCTTACTGGTAGCAGCAGCAAGTGCTGCAGATGCTGTAACTGGTTTATTTTGATTAGAGGCAACGAACACGTTTTTACCCTTAGACACTCCAGTAGAGGAGCTACTCATTAGAgaattggtatttccggaagcGATCATAGCGGATAGCGTTGGAGCTGTGGTTGAAGCGCTCGAACTCGTAGGGAGGGTAGCTTGTTGTGTAGGTGCAGGAGATGCACATGAGCCACTTTTGGCAGTGTTGTGTTTAGGAAGCATTTGAAGAATATCAACATCTGGATCTTTAATCAACGTAGCTATCAGAGAGTGTGCCTGCTTAGTAGCTTCGAGTGAACCCTTGATAGTGATCGATCGATCACCTTGAACTTTTCCTTGTTTCTCGACTTCGATATGGGCACCAGTGGCAGCTCGAATTGCATTGATGTTACTTCCTGCTCGACCAATGACTCGAGAAATTGCATGAACTGGAACCTGAACCTTTTTACACTCCATCGGAGTGGCTTGACTCTGCTGTACAGAGCTCTTCCGAACTACTTCTTTCCAACCTTCTTCGCGCTTGGCGGCAGTGGTGCTATTTTGTATTATTGCCGCCGCATTCCCAACGCCTTGATTTGCGGTTGAAGTTTGCTTCGTTGGACTCGTAGATTTCTGCAGTTGATGCTCTTCGTTATGATAGAACAAGGTTTTATTGTTGGCGTGAATCTTCTTTTGTTGATTGGCAGCGATGCTGCTACTGTTGTAGAAGGTAGTAGATTCACTTCCATCATGATCAGAACTTTCCTTATCCGCGGTATGCCGGTTTGATCCGAACACAATAATGGATTTCCGATTACCttgctgctgatggtgactGCTGTTGGTGTGGTGAGGCGGTTGTGGTGGCGGTAATGGATGATGATCTCGTTTTGTATCTAGCTTATGAGTACTTTCCTTCGGAGctacattttctttttcgacgGTTTTCTCCCGCTGTTTGTTATCATAGGTGTCACGTTTGTTATCACTCGTGTGCTGCGGGGGTTGACGACGCTGTTGACCTGTAACAGATTTCTCTTTTTGCTGATGGTGTTTATCCTGAACCACAGAACTGTTGCTGGCCGTCGTTGTTGTGCTATCCGGGCTGTGACTTTGCCGAGTTTGAACTGGAAACTGggattgttgctgttgttgttgctgctgttgctgctgctgttgttgttgttgttgcttagCATGAGCAACCTTGGTGGTAATAGCAGAACTGGCCCGAGATTGTTggtgctgttgctgctgttgttgtttgcgttttttattgttttttctttgctgttcaAGCAAACTGGCGGATTTTACATCGGAGCTTGAACATGAACCTTGGCTGTTAGCATCGATGCCAGAATCGCCTTCCTCTTTCTCGCCAGCAACTGTTGAGCTGACATTATTACCTGTGGCAGTTGAAGACGATGATGAACTAGGAAGATCGCGAGGCTGTTGCACTCTACTGTTTCCTACAGACCGGTTTCCGACAATAGTATGCACTGGAACATTAACAATTTCGTCATCATCATGATCAGTGTCATTATCGTCGTCCCCATCATCCTCGTCATCACTGTTACCACCTTTACCATCGCCCTCGACTAGTTTACGTTGTTGTTCTCGTTTTTCTGCTTTTCTACGTTTTTTGCGCTCACGACGTTTGGCGGCTGCTGCCTTGCGGCTTTCCTCTCTACTTCGCTCTAGGTCAAGTTCTTGTAACAATATGGACGCATTAATGTTCGCCTTGGTTGCCTGCTGATCCTTGGCAGCACGTATAACTTTGACACAATCGTGACACTTTTCCAGCAATTCCTTGTCGCTGATTGTGTTGATGTAGCGCGTCATTTCTTGATCCGATGGAAATTGGGTCACATGATTTACCATCCATTTAACCACTTTAGTATGACCTTTACGAAAAGCGGCCATCAAACAGGAAACCTTGCGATTATCCTGCGAATCGATATCGGCTCCAGAATTGCAAAGCAACTCAACAACGGCCAAGTGACCTCCGTTTGCAGCTAGCCAAAGCGGTGAATTTCCCTTTTTGTTCTTCACTTCAACAGCCGCTCCGCGGGATAGGAGCAAGTCGACAAACTTCAAATGACCCTTATCGGCGGCTATGGTCAAAGCCGTATCTCGTGAGGAAGGAACTGGAGCGGCGTTAACATCGGCGCCCTTATCTAGTAAGACACGGCCGACTTCAATGTACCCACCGGATGCAGCTTCCATAAGGGGTGTCAGTCCGGTTTTTGCTCTGTGCTCGACATTAGCTTTACGATCCAACAGAAGACTAACCACCTCATGGCGTCCTTGGAAGCATGCCAGCGTTAACGCAGTATTCCGGTTTGTTTCGATCTGTGCATTAATATCAGAACCCATGTCCAGTAATAATTTCACCGCGGCAGTATGTCCATTCATCGCTGCCAACATAAGAGGACTGATTCCAAGTTTGCTACCGGTACGCGAATTTATTTCAGCTCCGTGACTAAGCAACAGTTTAATAATATTTACATAACCACCGCTGGCAGCCAAGCTTAGGGGAGTGTAGTCTGACACGTTTCGATGTTCTCGGTTGGCATTCATGTTTAGAAGCAGTTCTACCACTTCGTATCGCCCACCGGAACAAGCCAACGAAAGAGGTGTATCTTTGGTTCGCTCGGATTGAGCTTCCATTTCCGCACCATGGCGAAGCAGAGTTTCTACGACCTTTTCATGACCAGCAGTGGCTGCCAAAATGAGTGGAGTGAACCCCTTTTTGTCTTTGTGCTCGATGTTGGCTCCCCGGCTGATGAGCAGTTCTACTAGTTCTTCATGGCCACCTGCACAGGCTAATGTTAGGGCAGTATCATGATTCGAATCAGTTTCAGAATCCACATCGATTTGACGTTCTTGGACGACATTGGCGGGAACGGCAGGTGGATATTGCATTGGCGCTGGTGCTGGACTGGCTTCAAATTGGTAACCTCCAGCAGCTGCACTTTGCTGGCCTGCTGGAGCCTGGCGTATTCCAGCTAATCGATTCTTCTCTTTACGagatttttcagttttcttcGAATTTGATTTGCCTCCAGCTGTAGAAGTGGCTGAATCCACTGTATGTGGACTTTGCTGCCGTGGAATTAACAGCCCACCCGTCTGTGGCTGCTGGGTCTGGGTAGCAACCTGCACTTGCGCATGCTGTGTGCAATGGGCTGCCTGGGCCTGGGCATGCAATTGCTGAAGCTGTTGAGCTGATTGTGCCTGTTGTTGCTGAGCCAAAATCACAGAACTGGGATGTACGATACTTGTTGACTGgaactgttgctgctgctgttgctgttgttgttgctgagCGACAGCAGCTGCTGCGGCAGCAGCTGCAGCTTGATGTTGTAATTGTGCTTGTTGCAGAGCAGCTGCTTGCTGAAGAGTAACATTGCACTGTCCGCCGATTGCGTGTTGATCGAGCTGTTCTTGTGTAATTTGCaactgttgctgttgttgttgttgagctGTCGGCAGTTGGAAAAGCAAGTGTACCTGCGAGGCTTTGTCAGCATCGACATTAAACACGAACTTGGGTTGCTGACTGTCGGTGCTATTTACGCTTCCCGTTGCACCTGGTGCTGTAGGGTGATGAAGTACAGTTGCCCCTGAGGCGGTAGTGGTTGCCTGTTGGAAGGAAGTTTTAGAAACATCTGTATGAAATGTAGTTTATACTACAAATACCTGTAGCTGACTGAGTAACTGCAGTTGATCGAGCGATATTTGCTGGTTTGGATCAAAAGCCATTAGTTGACCGGTAGCAGCCGCTTGGCCCGAGGTACCTGTTTGGCGGAAACCACATTGCTCTTCACCAGTCTCGGCCAAGCTGACATTATTGGCTTCTTCTTCGATAGGCGATGATGTACCGGAAGTGGTCAGCTGACTTTGATTACCAGCCCAGCGCGTCTTGCAGAACGAATTCATTCCGATTAAATTCGCATACGCGTCGATGTCCTGGCAGCTAAGATTTGCTGCCATTTCCTGTGTTATAATTTAATTATAAATATGTATGTTTCATCAATTCCGTCACGTATGATTTGCAGCAAATTTATTACCTGCAAAGCCACCGGTATATCGGTACAACCGTTCAACGCGTGAATAACTTCGTCGATGCATTCAACCCATTCGTAGTTGTAGATAGTTTCCCGTGAATCGTCGGTGGCTACCACTGAGCCATCCTCCGGGTTGAAAGTTTCAAGGGACTCATCCAGTGATGGATATATCCCACCTACGCACTCGGACATTGTTTCGTTTTCCGAATCGTCTATATTGAACATCTGAAGATGCTCGTCTCCATCTTCCACGTACTGATGGGGTCCATCATTATCGCTGAGTTTGATTTGCTACAGATATAATAGGATCATGAgctatatttttagtttttatcaaATGATATTAGACTTACATTACTACCAGCCTTGTGCTGGATGATATTGGAAACGTGCTGATGTACCTGGACAAATTCCGGAGTTGGTAGAAGGTCGGAACGAAAATCGTGCATTACCTCACAAAAAATTCGGGACAAATCTGCTAGCTCAGCATCTGAAAAGTGAAATTTGCAGTGATGTACTGGAGCTGCAAGCTCAAATCGCTTACTATTGG
It includes:
- the LOC129718864 gene encoding ankyrin repeat and KH domain-containing protein mask isoform X4, whose translation is MRNAEQSGLKNRDKSRNVKKSSSLVNQSNSKALHKQQLQPSSLSNSNNSGGSGNSCASVSEGGGSVRSGSGNGAPLVSRGAAAKGNNSKQQQNNSCRVQPEVGTVSTGSNLASSASFSANREISNAKVMSTAAVGSNTTSKAATGGAGRQSGSPQSSPAKSDTETTFSEFQPRVSDSSESDEESVSEVDSFPLDQQSIEIPETECSDSCENDVDMDESDSCDNDGDENDDSEDDDEDDDDIHSTVVTGKFLLENDNDIDQDSGGGGGSVSGGGGTGGNGPHDKKARLEALLEAADEAAQALTRMRSSEGGGSPRDKKNALRNFSLLSRSLLAACTDNDVNTVRRLLGEGNSLNEATDDGDSLLSLACSAGYYELAQVLLAMSAQVEDRGQKNDCTPLMEAASAGHVEIIGLLLKHGADVNAQSSTGNTPLMYACAGGHEEAVKVLLDHGANVEDHNENGHTPLMEAASAGHVGVAKILLERGAGINTHSNEFKESALTLACYKGHLDMVRYLLEAGADQEHKTDEMHTALMEASMDGHVEVARLLLDSGAQVNMPTDSFESPLTLAACGGHVDLAMLLIERGANIEEVNDEGYTPLMEAAREGHEEMVALLLQQGANINAQTEETQETALTLACCGGFVEVADYLIKAGADIELGASTPLMEAAQEGHIDLVRFLLEHGADVHAQTQTGDTALTYACENGHTEVADILLYYRAELEHESEGGRTPLMKACRAGHWCIVKFLIEKGADVNRHTTNNDHTPLSLACAGGHSNIVELLLKNGADPFHKLKDNSTMLIEAAKGGHIGVVQLLLDFPHSLISANTAAQQNLLNNGQIQLQQAQQQLQQQQQLIITQNQQQQLLAAPPGLVPVPESIRVSNKQMFQQHPTMENLDQQQQQQQQQQQHLLTTNKMLANHNVFLDGHIASADPSILAQMRLIQMQGFKDGLAHGLSRAPGQQQQQAILSQQIPSHLATSQQQQIILQGTNNTTVVQQQQQVAAGPGGIKQRSLLRQKIAPAQATATGITTSQSQHLAFDTNLTSSEAQQVRSEPIGEDNGSSVSSSGATLQQRAGVVMRSDYEMQYTKQMREMYQKSQKANIQFICDSNGPPPTLLPSTGTYIDITTPAQGEKSSDSGLEIATSLPATLQHQQASLHFAANTNTATSGSANTSSGSVTHLTGPSEVSQSTAISDRPKVKPVSKKDAKNNRKSAAAAAAAAAQQQQITGQQQQQPLWPSTTTNVLKQNPMVSIYNNLSVIPTSEQNVQVLQQSLSNLSLQSPATSVAGGSGTGSAQISVSQSSSQQQPAASGNRTNFGVVTKTPTTSASATILSSNNMVPTSNLSVITSAVAAPAASGTITSVPANVIQTTNNLISQLDQQTLELSNSTLTTTPSATSAGVISATNSQSGVSSVGTGSFSSSSASGASCSSSSSSSGNSSTTATTSSNNSAGVASGGISVSGAGLGGGGSSSAHSSEHENQLNQLALNTLCNQKMLQKIAQRFMVDPPKSPPDTPPLSCSNADGPSSPPPSGKGLANNAELADLSRIFCEVMHDFRSDLLPTPEFVQVHQHVSNIIQHKAGSNQIKLSDNDGPHQYVEDGDEHLQMFNIDDSENETMSECVGGIYPSLDESLETFNPEDGSVVATDDSRETIYNYEWVECIDEVIHALNGCTDIPVALQEMAANLSCQDIDAYANLIGMNSFCKTRWAGNQSQLTTSGTSSPIEEEANNVSLAETGEEQCGFRQTGTSGQAAATGQLMAFDPNQQISLDQLQLLSQLQATTTASGATVLHHPTAPGATGSVNSTDSQQPKFVFNVDADKASQVHLLFQLPTAQQQQQQQLQITQEQLDQHAIGGQCNVTLQQAAALQQAQLQHQAAAAAAAAAVAQQQQQQQQQQQFQSTSIVHPSSVILAQQQQAQSAQQLQQLHAQAQAAHCTQHAQVQVATQTQQPQTGGLLIPRQQSPHTVDSATSTAGGKSNSKKTEKSRKEKNRLAGIRQAPAGQQSAAAGGYQFEASPAPAPMQYPPAVPANVVQERQIDVDSETDSNHDTALTLACAGGHEELVELLISRGANIEHKDKKGFTPLILAATAGHEKVVETLLRHGAEMEAQSERTKDTPLSLACSGGRYEVVELLLNMNANREHRNVSDYTPLSLAASGGYVNIIKLLLSHGAEINSRTGSKLGISPLMLAAMNGHTAAVKLLLDMGSDINAQIETNRNTALTLACFQGRHEVVSLLLDRKANVEHRAKTGLTPLMEAASGGYIEVGRVLLDKGADVNAAPVPSSRDTALTIAADKGHLKFVDLLLSRGAAVEVKNKKGNSPLWLAANGGHLAVVELLCNSGADIDSQDNRKVSCLMAAFRKGHTKVVKWMVNHVTQFPSDQEMTRYINTISDKELLEKCHDCVKVIRAAKDQQATKANINASILLQELDLERSREESRKAAAAKRRERKKRRKAEKREQQRKLVEGDGKGGNSDDEDDGDDDNDTDHDDDEIVNVPVHTIVGNRSVGNSRVQQPRDLPSSSSSSTATGNNVSSTVAGEKEEGDSGIDANSQGSCSSSDVKSASLLEQQRKNNKKRKQQQQQQHQQSRASSAITTKVAHAKQQQQQQQQQQQQQQQQQSQFPVQTRQSHSPDSTTTTASNSSVVQDKHHQQKEKSVTGQQRRQPPQHTSDNKRDTYDNKQREKTVEKENVAPKESTHKLDTKRDHHPLPPPQPPHHTNSSHHQQQGNRKSIIVFGSNRHTADKESSDHDGSESTTFYNSSSIAANQQKKIHANNKTLFYHNEEHQLQKSTSPTKQTSTANQGVGNAAAIIQNSTTAAKREEGWKEVVRKSSVQQSQATPMECKKVQVPVHAISRVIGRAGSNINAIRAATGAHIEVEKQGKVQGDRSITIKGSLEATKQAHSLIATLIKDPDVDILQMLPKHNTAKSGSCASPAPTQQATLPTSSSASTTAPTLSAMIASGNTNSLMSSSSTGVSKGKNVFVASNQNKPVTASAALAAATSKNVSTSGMSVRPTVAKNLFSGSGNNNVSQTSRVISSNNNAPLQLTKDGGKRLGATSTNNFVLKNAYTSMVQSLKHSMKNASANNSNVAASSSGTFAKLVADSAGISTGSTAMQTQKKSSNNNQATASNMSLSSGSSSSSTSSSIVTASAPTTARQSVQILQSPAKGLPAPFGNSTMSNNSNSQSNLINSNASASIATSTFLSQSNNSAMTIASSSIPIVASTHPAPIQASVKMPTFIPPVASTGPGLIIVDTNPLPTSISNAPIAPVGSGSGRSITPIGQPPTATRTSITPSPLLQTSVSQSSHLDSTTSSVIASAVSAIGSGIPTAGPIGSGLSAMASSSCSATSSSLTSTTSSAIAQLQSKINNNLHANAQAHEYSLFNDSYGSSQWGSNTGGGTGSVTGVSHHHQHLHHHSQQQQHQHQQHHHGHHSQHGGHHGGSVLGSAVVGGTIGVLDSAAGGASKVIYSHPHSGASSFIENESPLQVDASKAPGYRGTSVSSPVSSKTSSNSGTPPSSSTLSQQQHSHLLSSCPPTSTNSGNAPIGPLSQPTPGLLGHHQTSQAASFSSPNEHNVIKPPQQQSQPPPSGLAVQRPLINPSQIRPISGQMASDYSSLVNSREHPPPIVGSSRPPPSMFDALQSQSPHMLNFGPDTLQSSYQSHMGLGASGGGGGLPPISRLNPKASAFSAIPQSQNHQPSAPGSKLSSSNQYSSMFHPPGPIGKYQNLPPNGGAGGHQMPPYGPNRANSQHGPGPGPPGPPGSNRNAGATGGANWFSDLAHLQSRENLMNLENGIGMALGGSPTISPNNNNGPTANGGLVGGPPGGVLPPQQDDGRKMARAIGSERASWKFNYGSNGGIGALDNDPTALAAAAAAAAAATGNAHWMVDKNLAVGGGGGPQQQWMGPPPRHFIDDLHLPDHFQLQMEYHNTLSGSSGAVGPNQPNINFMQSLQYQFMPGGPNDMGNNDGPLQQPWEHDKHVWPAKWSGH